In Microbacterium lushaniae, the following are encoded in one genomic region:
- a CDS encoding MerR family transcriptional regulator, with protein MNPQLEHLTTAVVGGLVGYSTQQVRDLERLGVIPVADRAANGYRRYAQGHVIALRAYRALAAAIGPVPARQIMPVLIEGPTDVAAGRIDDLHVVIALGRARIREALRGIDAVLTDASDVFEEQDAMSIGELAQALDVRPSALRHWEHEGLVDPGRRNGSRSRRYDARAVTEARIVAALRDGGYPIPVISRVLERLRAHGLAAEVRTLLNERLSDLTRRSVALLEASAELHALLSRQGE; from the coding sequence GTGAACCCTCAACTGGAGCACCTTACGACGGCGGTCGTCGGCGGCCTCGTCGGCTACTCCACGCAGCAGGTGCGCGATCTGGAGCGACTCGGAGTCATCCCGGTCGCCGACCGTGCCGCCAACGGCTACCGGCGCTACGCGCAGGGTCACGTCATCGCCCTCCGCGCCTACCGAGCACTGGCCGCCGCCATCGGCCCTGTCCCCGCCCGGCAGATCATGCCGGTGCTGATCGAGGGCCCCACGGATGTCGCGGCCGGGCGGATCGACGACCTCCATGTCGTGATCGCTCTCGGCCGAGCGCGGATTCGTGAAGCACTCCGGGGGATCGATGCCGTACTGACAGATGCGAGCGACGTGTTCGAGGAACAGGACGCGATGTCGATCGGCGAGCTGGCGCAGGCGCTCGACGTGCGTCCGTCCGCGCTACGGCACTGGGAACACGAAGGACTCGTCGACCCGGGGCGCAGGAACGGCTCCCGATCCCGCCGCTACGACGCCCGCGCCGTCACGGAGGCGCGCATCGTCGCGGCCCTACGCGACGGGGGTTACCCCATCCCCGTGATCTCCCGCGTCCTGGAGCGACTGCGCGCGCACGGGCTGGCCGCGGAGGTGCGAACGCTGCTGAACGAGCGGCTGTCCGACCTCACCCGTCGCAGTGTCGCGCTGCTCGAGGCGTCTGCGGAGCTTCACGCACTCCTCAGTCGTCAGGGGGAGTAG